The proteins below come from a single Miscanthus floridulus cultivar M001 chromosome 1, ASM1932011v1, whole genome shotgun sequence genomic window:
- the LOC136488537 gene encoding expansin-A28-like: MGTTVAQLKPLAVVVVLALLVTSAMADYWNSGTATFYGGPDGSGTMGGACGYDNLYNAGYGVLNAALSQVLFNDGASCGQCYTIKCDATQSVWCKPGNTVTVTATNLCPPNYALPNGGWCGPPRPHFDMSQPAWENIGMYRGGIIPVLYQRVRCSRQGGVRFRITGSQYFQLTLITNVGGSGSIQSMSVKGTNTGWIAMTRNWGAQWQSNSAVLLNQALSFVVTSTGGQTLYINNVVPDWWVLGMTFATNAQFDY; the protein is encoded by the exons ATGGGCACCACGGTGGCGCAGCTCAAACCCTTGGCCGTGGTCGTCGTCCTTGCGCTGCTGGTCacgtcggcaatggcggactACTGGAACAGTGGGACGGCGACGTTCTACGGCGGCCCCGACGGCTCCGGGACCATGG GTGGCGCGTGCGGGTACGATAACCTGTACAACGCGGGCTATGGAGTGCTCAACGCCGCGCTGAGCCAGGTGCTGTTCAACGACGGCGCCTCGTGCGGCCAGTGCTACACCATCAAGTGCGACGCCACCCAGTCCGTGTGGTGCAAGCCCGGCAACACCGTCACCGTCACGGCCACCAACCTGTGCCCACCCAACTACGCGCTCCCCAACGGCGGCTGGTGCGGCCCGCCGCGCCCCCACTTCGACATGTCCCAGCCGGCATGGGAGAACATCGGCATGTACCGCGGCGGCATCATCCCCGTCCTCTACCAGCG GGTGCGATGCTCGAGGCAGGGAGGCGTGCGGTTCAGAATCACCGGGTCCCAGTACTTCCAGCTGACTCTCATCACCAACGTCGGCGGCAGTGGGTCCATCCAGTCCATGTCGGTGAAGGGGACCAACACCGGGTGGATTGCTATGACGCGGAACTGGGGAGCGCAATGGCAGAGCAACTCGGCGGTCCTCCTCAACCAGGCGCTCTCCTTCGTGGTCACCTCCACCGGCGGCCAGACGCTGTACATCAACAACGTCGTGCCGGACTGGTGGGTGCTGGGCATGACATTCGCCACCAACGCGCAGTTTGACTATTAA